Proteins from a single region of Planktothrix tepida PCC 9214:
- a CDS encoding ParB N-terminal domain-containing protein: MPALPDTHSTVTTVDPKTLKPHARYLKIYGRMNIEELVEQIQLSNWINPILITPKHIIVSGHRRWQAALQLKWNTIPVEIRAFPNRLSELEALLSENLARPKTREQKVREANSWKEIESARAKQRQEAGIKIEEPGDLMDIFSEGRKGTTRDLVAAKVGLGSGVTYTKAAKVVAQIDTETKAGNEEWAEVWRSILNTVSIQAAYSLLKLPRKQQKQILDLIATGAARTPKEAALLLAEEASLDDPRLFVAGDYAVVNIDPNLTFAPSDQRWNGYWGRVEGTGTSGLIVLNLGSEMLQFYSRDLVEIDQPSDELLQVASKVLQLRSLDLDELEIALLDVLQQRLEFTPRQLLYLEYLEKVLTLPRLSGS, from the coding sequence TTGCCCGCTCTACCCGATACCCACTCCACTGTCACAACCGTAGACCCCAAAACCCTCAAACCCCATGCCCGCTACCTGAAAATTTATGGTCGGATGAACATCGAGGAATTGGTCGAACAAATTCAATTGTCCAATTGGATTAACCCCATTCTCATCACCCCCAAACACATAATTGTCAGTGGTCATCGACGCTGGCAAGCTGCCCTACAATTAAAGTGGAACACCATTCCCGTTGAAATTCGGGCTTTTCCCAACCGACTGTCAGAACTCGAAGCCCTCCTGAGTGAAAATCTCGCCCGACCCAAAACCCGAGAACAAAAAGTTCGAGAAGCCAACTCCTGGAAAGAAATCGAATCGGCTCGCGCCAAACAACGCCAGGAAGCCGGAATCAAGATTGAAGAACCCGGAGACCTTATGGATATATTTTCAGAAGGTCGCAAGGGAACCACCCGTGATTTAGTTGCCGCTAAGGTTGGTTTGGGTTCCGGTGTCACTTACACTAAAGCCGCTAAAGTTGTCGCTCAAATTGATACAGAAACAAAAGCCGGAAACGAAGAATGGGCAGAAGTTTGGCGTTCAATTCTCAACACCGTCAGTATTCAAGCGGCTTATTCCTTACTGAAACTGCCTCGAAAACAACAAAAACAAATCTTAGATTTAATTGCCACAGGTGCGGCTCGGACTCCCAAAGAAGCTGCCTTACTGCTCGCCGAAGAAGCCAGTCTCGACGACCCCCGCTTATTTGTTGCCGGGGACTACGCCGTTGTTAACATTGACCCGAACTTAACCTTTGCTCCCTCTGACCAGCGCTGGAATGGATATTGGGGAAGAGTGGAAGGCACAGGAACCTCTGGGTTGATTGTGCTGAACTTGGGGAGTGAAATGCTGCAATTTTACAGCCGAGATTTAGTAGAAATTGATCAGCCTAGTGATGAATTATTACAGGTCGCTTCAAAGGTATTACAACTCCGAAGTTTGGACTTAGATGAACTGGAAATTGCGTTGCTGGATGTGTTACAACAGCGTTTAGAATTTACGCCTCGACAACTGCTGTATCTGGAATATTTGGAAAAAGTTTTAACGTTACCTCGGCTTTCTGGCTCTTAA
- a CDS encoding DNA polymerase: MKYNFITNHDQLKKTLFPLMNASVLAIDTETTGLDPFIDRICLIQIAVPQYPIVIIDLTAMGTRGCQLLKKLLNSRALKIFQNAKFDWQMLEMANLRPSGPFFDVMLASQVLRSGLKKDHDLQSLAWEFLKIKLDKSLQFSNFAGKLSTAQLEYAALDAAVLLKLKTRLHSKLEKAGLLETAQIEFDALPAVAQMELNGMRLDAIAWQQVGSELKAQEQRVLTQLINAGLKPPPSPQLSLFPELTETLNPRSTSQVLQALRALNIPVQSTRKNELIPKAREYPILQFLLNYRKLASLCSNFVEALPKHIHPKTGRIHPSYRQCGARSGRFSCQQPNLQNIPRNCTAQGMRTCFISEPGYQIIKADYSQIELRIVAEISSDRRMLNAYSKGEDLHALTASLITGKLLEQITPEDRQIAKSVNFGLIYGMGAAKLQAYAEEKYDVLLTLEEAKLFRKRFFTAYQGVKHWHEQVRKTVYAQGRREIRTIGGRRRRWASKPRLCELLNHPVQGTSADLLKVAIARLFEVLPNTEAKLIGVVHDEILLECPQQTLKKTTRLLKTVMIEAGQQYLQQVPIEVDVKTALSWG; the protein is encoded by the coding sequence ATGAAATACAATTTTATTACTAATCATGATCAGCTTAAAAAGACTCTATTTCCTTTAATGAACGCTTCTGTTCTGGCTATTGATACTGAAACAACCGGACTAGATCCCTTCATAGATCGGATTTGTTTGATTCAAATTGCTGTCCCTCAATATCCTATTGTAATTATTGATTTAACTGCTATGGGAACGAGGGGATGTCAACTTTTAAAAAAACTCCTCAATAGCCGTGCGCTGAAAATTTTCCAAAATGCTAAGTTTGATTGGCAAATGCTAGAAATGGCAAATCTCCGTCCGTCAGGGCCTTTTTTTGATGTAATGTTAGCCAGTCAAGTGTTACGTTCAGGACTTAAGAAAGACCATGATCTTCAATCTTTAGCTTGGGAATTTTTAAAGATTAAACTTGATAAAAGTTTACAGTTTAGTAATTTTGCAGGTAAACTTTCAACGGCTCAGTTAGAATATGCAGCATTAGATGCGGCTGTCTTACTGAAACTGAAAACTCGACTGCATTCTAAACTTGAAAAAGCAGGATTATTAGAAACGGCTCAAATCGAGTTTGATGCGTTGCCCGCCGTTGCCCAAATGGAACTGAATGGAATGCGGCTTGATGCAATAGCATGGCAGCAAGTAGGTTCTGAGTTAAAAGCTCAAGAACAGAGAGTATTAACTCAATTAATCAATGCGGGTTTAAAGCCACCCCCTAGCCCCCAATTGTCTCTATTCCCCGAATTAACAGAAACGCTGAATCCTCGTTCTACTTCCCAAGTTTTACAAGCTCTTCGCGCGCTTAATATTCCGGTTCAATCAACTCGTAAAAATGAATTAATTCCTAAAGCTCGTGAATATCCAATTCTGCAATTTCTCCTCAACTATCGAAAGTTAGCATCTTTATGTTCTAACTTTGTAGAAGCTTTGCCTAAACATATTCACCCCAAAACCGGGAGAATTCACCCCAGTTATCGGCAGTGCGGAGCGCGTTCAGGTCGCTTTAGTTGTCAACAACCGAATCTACAAAACATTCCCAGAAATTGTACTGCTCAAGGAATGCGAACCTGCTTTATTTCAGAACCAGGCTATCAAATTATTAAAGCAGATTATAGCCAAATTGAACTCAGAATTGTGGCTGAAATATCGAGCGATCGCCGGATGTTAAATGCTTATTCTAAAGGGGAGGATTTACACGCTTTAACGGCTTCTTTAATTACAGGGAAATTGTTAGAACAGATTACGCCTGAAGATCGGCAAATTGCTAAATCTGTGAATTTTGGCTTAATTTATGGCATGGGGGCGGCTAAATTGCAAGCTTATGCTGAGGAAAAATATGATGTTTTGTTGACGTTGGAGGAAGCTAAACTGTTTAGGAAAAGGTTTTTTACAGCGTATCAAGGGGTTAAGCATTGGCATGAACAAGTGAGGAAAACGGTGTATGCTCAAGGACGAAGAGAGATTCGCACCATTGGCGGACGTCGAAGACGATGGGCTTCTAAACCCCGTCTGTGTGAGTTGCTCAATCATCCGGTTCAAGGTACTTCAGCCGATTTATTGAAAGTGGCGATCGCTCGTTTGTTTGAAGTTTTACCGAATACAGAAGCTAAGTTAATTGGTGTAGTCCATGATGAAATTCTCTTAGAATGTCCTCAACAAACTCTTAAAAAAACAACTCGCCTTCTTAAAACCGTAATGATTGAGGCAGGACAACAATATTTGCAGCAAGTTCCGATTGAAGTGGACGTGAAAACTGCCTTGAGTTGGGGTTAA
- a CDS encoding DUF4435 domain-containing protein has product MSVVSGGKIIFCEGKATSLDYQLLNKVVDGIPGEKCTIIPAGSKFSFSSFAEGYFSRNQAVNQKYIVFRDRDFDVQPTLNCQLLQLGNRSINLTYRACVENYLLDPNLIHTYWVEKYKEKQENPKLSKWGHRDSPGIDLISEWIESSAKNLQAYQAVRWALGDLVNMSAARQQLKTTWTGNSGILPASLDLQDCQNEALGLINEFRQAVETATTEKFEESLAMYQNQFEQENFWTQKQYLIWFHGKDIQKRMEMQKQLQQQKHHYISLTDFFHW; this is encoded by the coding sequence GTGAGTGTTGTTAGCGGCGGAAAAATAATTTTTTGTGAAGGGAAGGCGACCAGCTTAGACTATCAGTTACTTAACAAAGTCGTTGATGGTATCCCGGGTGAAAAATGCACGATTATTCCTGCGGGTAGTAAATTTTCTTTTTCAAGTTTTGCTGAAGGCTATTTCTCTAGAAATCAAGCAGTAAATCAGAAATACATTGTTTTTCGTGATCGCGATTTTGATGTTCAACCAACTCTTAACTGTCAATTACTCCAACTCGGTAATAGATCTATTAATTTAACTTATCGCGCTTGTGTAGAAAACTATCTTTTAGATCCTAATTTAATTCACACCTATTGGGTAGAAAAGTACAAGGAGAAGCAGGAAAATCCTAAACTTTCTAAGTGGGGACATCGAGATTCACCAGGAATTGATCTCATTTCCGAATGGATTGAAAGTAGCGCCAAGAACCTGCAAGCTTACCAAGCTGTACGCTGGGCATTGGGTGACTTGGTTAACATGAGTGCAGCACGACAACAACTCAAAACGACATGGACAGGCAATAGTGGTATACTACCCGCTTCATTGGATTTACAAGATTGTCAAAATGAAGCTTTAGGGTTAATTAACGAATTTAGACAAGCTGTTGAAACAGCGACAACAGAAAAATTTGAAGAGAGCCTTGCCATGTATCAAAATCAGTTTGAACAAGAGAATTTCTGGACACAGAAACAGTATTTAATATGGTTTCATGGAAAAGATATTCAAAAGCGAATGGAAATGCAGAAGCAATTGCAGCAACAAAAACATCACTATATTTCTCTAACCGATTTTTTTCATTGGTGA
- a CDS encoding four helix bundle protein has translation MSYREQFIWKRAVQLAIHCYKFTDLFPQSELYGLTSQIRRSSVSVASNIAEGYGRRSKQEYIQFLHIALGSLRELDTQLIIAKEVDLADKNLFTPLLNEVEEMQSILVASLNKLKVPDSPQEKLGNRRN, from the coding sequence ATGAGTTATAGAGAGCAATTTATTTGGAAAAGAGCAGTTCAGCTAGCAATTCACTGCTACAAATTTACTGACTTATTTCCTCAATCAGAATTGTATGGCTTAACTAGCCAAATCAGACGTTCTTCCGTATCTGTTGCATCCAATATAGCTGAAGGCTATGGAAGACGCTCAAAGCAAGAATACATACAGTTTTTACACATTGCATTAGGTTCTTTACGAGAACTCGATACGCAATTAATTATTGCTAAAGAGGTAGATTTAGCTGACAAAAACCTTTTTACTCCCCTATTAAATGAAGTTGAGGAAATGCAAAGTATATTAGTTGCTTCCTTAAATAAACTTAAAGTTCCAGATTCCCCTCAAGAAAAACTA
- a CDS encoding methyltransferase: MENISLVETILYQKVKETPPYSWFPSSPQLIEIMLKEAQITPGLYGLEPTAGDGVLAEAMVQAGAIVDVIEIDFLLRQILFQKGFNLVGCDFLTSQPQRQYNRILMNPPFSTNKVRGIDLAMIQRAYHLFLASSGRLVSVVSNSMNIKNDERAQTFRGFLKQTKANVIKLPLEIFWGTLRPVTVETYLIVIDKASEF, translated from the coding sequence ATGGAAAATATATCTTTAGTGGAGACAATTCTGTATCAGAAAGTTAAAGAAACTCCGCCTTACTCTTGGTTCCCATCTTCCCCTCAACTGATTGAAATCATGCTGAAAGAAGCACAGATTACCCCAGGATTATATGGTTTAGAACCGACGGCGGGAGATGGGGTTTTAGCTGAAGCAATGGTTCAAGCGGGTGCAATTGTAGATGTGATTGAAATTGACTTTCTATTGCGTCAGATTCTTTTTCAAAAAGGATTTAATTTAGTGGGGTGTGATTTCTTAACATCTCAACCTCAACGCCAATACAATCGGATTCTAATGAATCCTCCCTTTTCTACTAATAAAGTTCGGGGAATTGATTTAGCGATGATTCAACGCGCTTATCACCTGTTTTTAGCATCTTCTGGTCGGTTGGTTAGCGTTGTCAGTAATTCAATGAATATCAAAAACGATGAACGAGCGCAAACTTTCCGAGGATTTCTTAAACAAACGAAAGCCAACGTAATCAAACTCCCTTTAGAAATTTTTTGGGGTACTCTTCGTCCGGTTACAGTTGAGACTTACCTCATTGTAATTGATAAAGCTTCTGAATTCTAA
- a CDS encoding AAA family ATPase, whose amino-acid sequence MKVQSVQLKYFKKFRERSFDFTDPETGLARDIIVIIGMNGAGKTSLLQAIAATLGVATGRLQKLPDLEWPGFNYELLGHNWGRFEPEVTLKVQFPSPEIEAVREFHHELQKIGRNLPVSPANENLIFLRWQGERVQANTAAELFQFKGREYAKQLLRSEGFQVFERVGTVFWYTEQRTSTSLTTENLDGKIEITDDILRDRLSKWRIFHQDVKDKNLQLRPGQKDLYAEIERAYKAVFPERSFEGSIPREGIDDILSEPWFYLYDGKNQYEISEMSGGERATFPILMDFANWNIHNSVILIDEIELHLHPPMQQALLRALPKLGKNNQFIITTHSDYVEQLIPEASIVRIEV is encoded by the coding sequence ATGAAAGTTCAATCTGTCCAGTTAAAATATTTCAAAAAATTTCGGGAGCGGTCATTCGATTTCACCGATCCAGAAACTGGATTAGCACGAGATATTATAGTTATAATAGGGATGAATGGTGCTGGAAAAACAAGTCTTTTACAAGCAATTGCTGCTACTCTGGGAGTAGCCACTGGGCGATTACAGAAACTTCCCGATTTAGAATGGCCAGGATTTAACTATGAATTGCTTGGGCATAATTGGGGAAGGTTTGAACCAGAAGTAACTCTAAAAGTACAATTTCCTAGCCCAGAAATCGAAGCAGTGCGAGAGTTTCACCATGAATTACAAAAGATAGGGCGGAATTTACCAGTTTCTCCTGCTAACGAAAATCTTATATTTCTAAGATGGCAAGGTGAGCGAGTTCAAGCAAACACGGCGGCTGAATTGTTTCAATTCAAAGGGCGAGAATATGCAAAGCAATTACTTCGTTCAGAAGGCTTTCAGGTGTTTGAACGAGTTGGCACAGTTTTTTGGTACACAGAGCAAAGAACTTCAACTAGCCTAACTACTGAAAACCTGGATGGAAAAATTGAAATCACAGATGATATTTTACGCGATCGCCTATCAAAGTGGCGGATATTTCATCAAGATGTGAAAGATAAAAATCTGCAATTGCGTCCTGGGCAGAAAGACTTATATGCAGAAATTGAACGAGCTTATAAAGCCGTTTTTCCAGAACGTAGCTTTGAAGGTTCAATTCCACGAGAGGGTATCGATGATATTCTCAGCGAACCTTGGTTTTATCTCTACGATGGTAAAAATCAGTATGAAATTTCTGAGATGTCTGGGGGTGAGCGTGCTACCTTTCCCATCTTAATGGACTTTGCCAATTGGAATATTCATAATTCGGTTATTTTGATTGATGAAATTGAGTTACATTTACATCCACCAATGCAGCAAGCATTGTTAAGAGCTTTACCTAAATTAGGGAAAAATAATCAATTTATTATTACCACTCACTCTGATTATGTAGAGCAGTTAATACCTGAAGCATCCATTGTCCGCATTGAGGTGTAA
- a CDS encoding M23 family peptidase, with protein MSRRLLLKSGLFLATFSLTLFLSTGFNQSELTATQINIDAAELPTRILEIPSVDQQGNSTSTHALVPDWTQISFSQMPPISQSGSNQTKGQETELNRTWTTGQTPDQFLTLGDISLALKPELLSVGFIAQQTGLNLEQVALSAFPLIGQQTLNQLIEAIPLLAQFKVEEIAPVADLFTTQAANLNWRNQTLTQVLSSNPQLGELKLGQIDLSSYSMSSLPNLESTQLGALSGWQTTPIQDVPGLNTLPLSDFPNSVTEFGDLVLRIDTIYGPAEGRRTNTISGSDVQGFSVNCQGSQCAYIELDDLENIGRSARGSLEGKQWISGKYQEVEGGWGCLQGINGGKEPTGRLPFGSAFKVVVMEPDEQTDTVSTALFFRFCSPCGCSPYFIGPVPFFTYRVNSPIFVGVLEPSPSGFSSIPTQADVSTESSVMSQKNSLSPPSRQTQSKLTYGQVQGVNIEVLSEAITSLESSNLDLAIGPYVCADNNRNCGMALGKYQFMSYNEYASGVIASKPGGEIFLAQLAKGYQPTETELFQYFPPADQEAAFVQSLIDKLNTTVAEIDPTTGQLFEGERLIERVAQKHFGGDSSQVDGQATDAFGRLTLKSYGLDVLGRYRVNGGTVISTNTRLNSQ; from the coding sequence ATGAGCAGAAGATTATTATTAAAATCGGGGCTATTCTTGGCAACTTTCAGTTTAACGTTATTCCTTTCAACGGGTTTTAATCAATCCGAATTAACTGCAACCCAAATTAATATTGATGCAGCCGAACTACCGACTCGAATTTTAGAAATCCCTAGTGTTGATCAACAAGGAAACTCCACTTCCACTCATGCTCTTGTCCCTGATTGGACACAAATTTCTTTTTCCCAAATGCCCCCTATTAGTCAATCCGGTTCTAATCAAACCAAAGGGCAAGAAACTGAACTTAATCGAACCTGGACAACAGGACAAACACCCGATCAATTTCTAACATTAGGAGATATCAGCCTAGCATTAAAACCAGAGCTTTTGTCAGTGGGTTTTATTGCACAGCAAACAGGACTAAATTTAGAGCAGGTTGCTTTAAGCGCTTTCCCCCTAATCGGTCAACAAACTTTAAACCAACTCATTGAAGCAATTCCCCTTTTAGCTCAATTCAAAGTTGAAGAAATTGCACCAGTAGCAGACCTATTCACCACCCAAGCTGCTAATCTTAATTGGAGGAATCAAACGTTAACTCAGGTACTCAGTAGCAACCCCCAACTTGGAGAATTGAAACTCGGACAAATTGATTTGTCTTCCTATTCAATGTCTTCTCTTCCTAACTTAGAAAGTACCCAACTCGGTGCGTTGTCAGGATGGCAAACCACTCCCATTCAAGATGTACCAGGACTGAACACCTTACCCCTGTCTGATTTTCCCAATTCTGTGACTGAATTTGGTGATTTAGTCCTGCGAATTGATACTATTTATGGCCCCGCAGAAGGACGAAGAACCAACACCATTTCGGGTTCTGATGTTCAAGGGTTTTCTGTTAATTGTCAAGGGAGTCAATGCGCTTACATCGAACTGGATGATTTAGAAAATATCGGTCGCAGTGCGCGGGGTTCTTTGGAAGGGAAACAATGGATTAGTGGGAAATACCAAGAAGTTGAAGGCGGTTGGGGTTGTCTTCAGGGAATCAACGGAGGTAAGGAACCCACAGGTAGATTACCTTTTGGTAGTGCTTTTAAAGTTGTTGTGATGGAACCCGACGAACAAACCGACACCGTATCAACTGCTTTATTCTTTCGGTTCTGTTCTCCCTGTGGTTGTTCTCCCTATTTTATTGGCCCTGTTCCCTTCTTCACCTATCGAGTCAATTCTCCCATTTTTGTTGGAGTGTTAGAACCCTCACCGTCTGGATTTTCCTCAATCCCAACACAAGCAGATGTTTCAACAGAATCTTCTGTTATGTCCCAAAAGAATTCGCTTTCTCCACCTTCTCGTCAGACTCAATCAAAGTTAACTTATGGGCAGGTGCAAGGCGTTAATATTGAAGTTTTATCTGAAGCGATCACAAGTTTAGAAAGCAGCAATTTAGACTTAGCCATTGGCCCTTATGTTTGTGCAGATAACAATCGCAATTGCGGTATGGCTTTAGGCAAATATCAATTCATGAGTTACAACGAATACGCAAGCGGTGTGATTGCTTCAAAACCTGGAGGAGAAATATTTTTAGCCCAACTTGCTAAGGGATATCAACCGACAGAAACAGAACTATTTCAATATTTTCCTCCTGCGGATCAAGAGGCGGCATTTGTCCAAAGTCTCATTGATAAACTTAACACCACCGTTGCAGAAATTGACCCAACAACAGGGCAATTGTTTGAGGGTGAACGCTTAATTGAACGAGTTGCTCAAAAACACTTTGGTGGTGATTCTTCTCAGGTTGATGGTCAAGCCACAGATGCTTTTGGTCGGTTGACCTTAAAAAGTTATGGTCTTGATGTCTTAGGACGTTATCGAGTTAATGGTGGAACCGTTATTAGCACTAATACCCGCTTGAATAGCCAGTGA
- a CDS encoding HNH endonuclease has product MASNRYPENWKELALAVKEAANWQCQKCGLFCIKPGEPLSDAMKSRRRAYTLQVHHWNHNPADNRLENLVPLCTSCHLACHRRSRGNISPGQLSLNLKLS; this is encoded by the coding sequence ATGGCTTCAAATCGTTATCCTGAAAATTGGAAGGAACTGGCATTGGCAGTTAAAGAAGCAGCGAATTGGCAATGTCAAAAATGTGGTTTATTCTGTATTAAGCCGGGAGAACCGTTATCAGATGCTATGAAATCTCGACGCCGAGCTTATACACTGCAAGTCCATCACTGGAATCATAACCCGGCTGATAATCGTTTAGAAAATTTGGTTCCGTTATGTACAAGTTGCCATTTGGCGTGCCATCGTCGCAGTCGAGGAAATATTTCTCCAGGGCAGTTATCCCTTAACTTAAAATTATCCTAA